Within Sorghum bicolor cultivar BTx623 chromosome 2, Sorghum_bicolor_NCBIv3, whole genome shotgun sequence, the genomic segment tatttgtatttgtattttttgtttattttttattttacattattcctttcatttttatatatcttttttgATTTtactataattaattaattgtttgtcttatttcattttttatattttattatttttccttttctttctttaccCTTTTTATCTTTGTCTTTAtgtattttataattatttttattttataattttatactacttaattatttatttattaaatgtttatttttaaatttttgtaTTTTATGAGATGTTATGTTCATATACTATACATGATGATGTTTTATGGTGTTTTTTTGCGATGTTCGTGTAATATACAGATGATGTtatatgatgtatttagtgatgttcgcgTAATATATACAATGTTCTCTAATTTATTTAGCGATGTTACAACATCACTTACTGACAATGGGCAACTCGCAGTTATTGACTCATCAAGGATAGTATTGCATCACCCACTTTCTTCATCCAAACACGTTGAACCATTTCACACAATTCCAATTCATTTCAGGAGGTCTCTATAAGTTTCAGCAAACGACATTTAGCACACAGCCCAGCTACGGAAACAACACACAAAACAAATGTTACGGACCTTCTCGATAGTGGAGATGGTAGCGTATGTGTGGAGCAGCGTGACGGTGAGCGAGCGGGTGCCCGGGCCAAACTCGAGCACGACGTCTTCAGCGCAGCGGGCGTTGGCGAGACACAGTGAGTCACCAGGGTGGGCCAGAGCAGACGGTGgccaagaaaaaataaaaagaagtacATATTGATAATACATATAGCGAattgatgtttttttttaaaataatttatGCTTTTTTATTTACAAGTGGATCAGAATAGTATGTTAGTTTGTATATTTTAACTTCGTATAGTTTTTATATTACTGTGCATTGAAATTTTACTGAAATGAAATTCACGTCAGGCTCTATCCGGCACCTGACGGGTCAAGACACGTCACATTACATACTGTACATTCGACGCTCCGTCTCCTTTCCGTTCCACGGCACAGTAATCCCAACCGGACAGGACAACGAGATGGACATGGAacccgccgcggccgccggaGAGTTCCgtgatccgccgccgccgccacccccGGAGGGTCTCTCTACTGTGGAGCCTTTACCCTCTTCCTCCGCCACAGCCGGTGTTGCCCCGGGAACgcaggcgccggcgccggcgcctccCGGGGCGCGGGAGGTCGCGGCGGCGATGGAGGCGGTGGAGCGGGACGCGGCTGCCATCGCCGAGAGCTACGCCTCCCTCTTCGCCTCCCTCCGCGTCGCCCTCTCAAACGTACGCACCCTCTCTTTAACTTACAAAACGGGGCGGGCTTTTGGAGCTCTGCTGCTAGTACTGCTCCCGTTCACTGATAGATTACGATGAATCTTACTGTTTTGACGCGCGGAACCGAAGGTCACCTCGACGTCCGCGGAGAACATGGAGTGCTTGGGGGACGTCGTCGGCCGCTTACAGGAATCCGGTGAGGCCGCGAGACTGTTGACATCTACTAGTCTCTTCTCTCGATTGTTCGGATTTTTATGTTCGGGTTGGGGGAAACTAAATCTCTGATATTGGAAAGTGCGAGCCTTCCAAATCAGAGGTCGCATATTTTAACGTAGCAGCATTGATTGCAAGGTTTCCGTAGGTTGGTGTGTGGATTTCTGTAAGATGTAGCTTGCTCTGTTTGGGGTTGTATCATATATGATTTCATTGGACTGAAATGTCTGAACATCCATTGCTTTGTTGGTGCTCCAGTTGTGATCATTACCTCTACTATATTATGTTTTGCAGCACTTGAAGCATCTTCGAAAGGAAATAAATACATCAATTCGTGCTTGAGGTGATTAGCTTGACCAAAATGTTCTTCATCTTTCATCTTGGCATGCTTTACTGTGCTAGTACAATATGTAGGCAGCTTATGTTCTAGCTCTGAATAGTAATGATTTTGGAATTAATAGCGAACTGTCAATATTGGCTAAAATCCTTGCTGATTACATGACTACTGTGATTCTT encodes:
- the LOC8080683 gene encoding uncharacterized protein LOC8080683; the protein is MDMEPAAAAGEFRDPPPPPPPEGLSTVEPLPSSSATAGVAPGTQAPAPAPPGAREVAAAMEAVERDAAAIAESYASLFASLRVALSNVTSTSAENMECLGDVVGRLQESALEASSKGNKYINSCLRLNEEMRGLESLAMQLKILRKNVDSLDLVVSQLLRLP